A stretch of Lysinibacillus agricola DNA encodes these proteins:
- a CDS encoding excisionase — MYKTIEETAIELSMPEDQVLRLVYEGRIRSVYDGDQILINSGQFSTYFEQLDRIKEEIEIWRNTPIPEDIDVKDED; from the coding sequence ATGTATAAAACAATTGAAGAAACAGCCATTGAGCTTAGTATGCCAGAGGATCAAGTACTGCGCCTAGTTTATGAGGGACGCATCCGCTCAGTGTACGATGGAGATCAAATATTGATTAATAGCGGGCAGTTCAGCACTTATTTTGAGCAGTTAGATCGTATTAAAGAGGAGATCGAAATTTGGCGTAATACACCGATTCCAGAGGATATTGATGTTAAAGATGAGGATTAA
- a CDS encoding O-acetylhomoserine aminocarboxypropyltransferase/cysteine synthase family protein has product MTNFKPETLLLHGGQEPDPVTGSRTVPVYRSTAFVFKDTAHAQRLFALEEAGNIYTRITNPTVDVFEKRVALLEGGTAAVALSSGAAAIAFSILNLAGAGDEIVAGSSLYGGTYNLLANTLPNYGIKTIFVDETNPENFKAAITDKTKAVFAEIYGNPSLKVLDIEAVANIAHENGLPLIIDSTFASPYGSTPIDFGADIVVHSATKWIGGHGTTLGGVVVDAGKFDWTRGRFPGFTEPDASYHGLRYGIDTAAAAFATKLRVQLLRDFGPTLSPDAAFNLLQGLETLHLRIPKHNENALAVAEYLRNHPSVEYVNYNGLEDFPTHDLAKKYLRNGFGSVLTFGIKGGREAGRKLIDSVKLFSHVANVGDAKSLIIHPASTTHQQLSAEELIQTGVTESLIRLSIGLEAVEDIIADLEQAIEQVTASQQKVEA; this is encoded by the coding sequence ATGACAAATTTTAAACCAGAAACATTGCTGTTACATGGTGGCCAAGAGCCAGACCCGGTAACAGGATCTCGCACAGTACCCGTATATCGCTCAACAGCTTTCGTTTTTAAAGACACAGCTCATGCGCAACGTCTTTTTGCTTTAGAGGAAGCGGGCAATATTTACACACGTATTACAAACCCAACTGTAGATGTTTTTGAAAAACGCGTCGCTTTATTAGAAGGCGGTACAGCAGCGGTAGCACTTTCATCTGGTGCAGCAGCTATTGCATTTTCAATTTTAAACCTTGCTGGGGCAGGGGATGAAATTGTTGCAGGTAGCTCTTTATACGGAGGTACTTATAATTTATTGGCAAACACACTACCAAACTACGGTATTAAAACAATTTTTGTAGACGAAACAAATCCAGAAAATTTCAAAGCAGCTATTACGGATAAAACAAAAGCGGTGTTCGCTGAAATTTACGGTAACCCAAGTTTAAAAGTGCTAGACATTGAGGCAGTAGCGAATATAGCACATGAAAACGGCTTGCCATTAATTATTGATAGCACATTTGCTTCACCTTATGGCTCAACACCAATTGACTTCGGTGCCGATATCGTCGTTCATTCCGCAACAAAATGGATTGGAGGCCATGGTACAACTTTAGGCGGCGTTGTCGTAGACGCAGGGAAGTTTGATTGGACTCGTGGACGTTTCCCAGGCTTTACTGAACCAGATGCTTCTTATCATGGTTTGCGTTATGGTATTGACACAGCAGCGGCTGCATTTGCCACAAAACTGCGAGTGCAATTACTACGCGACTTCGGTCCAACATTAAGTCCAGATGCAGCATTTAATTTATTACAAGGTTTAGAAACGCTTCATTTGCGTATTCCTAAACACAATGAAAATGCGTTAGCGGTAGCTGAATATTTACGAAACCACCCATCTGTGGAATATGTAAATTACAATGGCTTAGAAGATTTCCCTACTCATGATTTAGCAAAAAAATATTTGAGAAATGGCTTCGGTTCAGTGCTTACATTTGGTATTAAAGGTGGACGTGAAGCAGGGCGTAAATTAATCGATAGTGTGAAATTATTCTCGCACGTAGCAAATGTAGGGGATGCTAAATCATTAATTATCCATCCAGCATCTACTACACATCAGCAACTATCAGCTGAGGAGTTAATCCAAACTGGCGTAACCGAGTCGCTCATTCGCTTATCCATCGGTTTAGAGGCAGTGGAAGACATTATTGCAGATTTAGAACAAGCTATTGAACAAGTAACAGCTTCACAGCAAAAAGTAGAAGCTTAA
- a CDS encoding DUF4177 domain-containing protein: MSSKPNEDYREVIKNHAKQGWRFVQIFSPDFETSGVAVGSYYELIFERPIKQ, translated from the coding sequence ATATCTAGTAAACCTAATGAAGACTATCGAGAAGTAATTAAAAATCACGCAAAACAAGGATGGCGTTTTGTTCAAATTTTCTCCCCTGACTTTGAAACTTCAGGAGTTGCAGTAGGGTCATACTATGAATTGATTTTTGAAAGACCTATAAAACAGTAA
- a CDS encoding homoserine dehydrogenase, translated as MATIKAAILGFGTVGQGIYHILNEKREELKNKLGIELEVAKILVTDASRERVPGTAHLMTTSMDEVLAEPGLQVVFEAIVNEEPAFTYLKRAVEHKCHVITANKVMFAKRGLELQDLAKVNGVFVGFEATTAGGVPVIKTMKNILLVNDVSRIQGVLNGTSNYILTKMRSQGWSFETALKEAQNLGYAEADPFNDISGQDAFKKLMILSALAFGEQPDWADVEVIGIDNISAEQVQEACEKGLRYRHVAEVEKLADGKVLAKVGPQLVDKEHPLYPVDDVNNAVALDTNYIGTLTLIGPGAGMYPTASVMVEDYAEIIGKRAGFVVTI; from the coding sequence ATGGCAACTATAAAGGCAGCTATATTAGGATTTGGAACGGTAGGTCAAGGAATTTACCATATATTAAACGAAAAGCGTGAAGAGCTTAAAAATAAATTAGGAATTGAGCTAGAGGTAGCAAAAATATTAGTTACAGACGCTAGCCGCGAACGTGTACCAGGCACAGCGCATTTAATGACAACTAGTATGGATGAAGTCTTAGCAGAACCGGGTCTGCAGGTTGTTTTTGAAGCAATCGTAAATGAGGAGCCAGCATTTACTTACTTAAAGCGTGCTGTTGAGCATAAATGCCATGTTATCACAGCTAATAAAGTAATGTTTGCAAAGCGGGGCTTAGAGCTGCAGGATCTTGCAAAAGTAAATGGTGTTTTTGTAGGATTTGAGGCAACAACTGCTGGTGGTGTACCTGTTATTAAAACGATGAAAAATATTTTGCTTGTCAATGATGTTAGTCGTATTCAGGGTGTTTTAAATGGTACATCTAACTATATTTTAACGAAAATGCGTTCACAGGGCTGGTCGTTCGAAACAGCTTTAAAAGAGGCGCAAAATTTAGGTTATGCAGAGGCAGATCCATTTAATGATATATCAGGTCAGGATGCCTTTAAAAAATTAATGATTTTAAGTGCATTGGCATTTGGTGAGCAACCAGATTGGGCTGACGTAGAAGTAATCGGCATTGATAACATTTCGGCAGAGCAAGTGCAAGAAGCATGTGAAAAAGGCCTGCGTTATCGCCACGTTGCAGAGGTTGAGAAGCTAGCTGATGGAAAAGTGCTCGCAAAGGTTGGTCCACAATTAGTTGATAAAGAACATCCACTTTACCCCGTTGATGACGTGAATAATGCTGTGGCATTGGATACAAATTATATTGGTACATTAACGTTAATTGGACCTGGAGCAGGTATGTATCCAACAGCTAGTGTGATGGTTGAGGATTATGCGGAAATTATCGGTAAGCGAGCTGGGTTTGTTGTAACAATATAA
- a CDS encoding DASS family sodium-coupled anion symporter: MSTSEQAKPKRNLKPLWIGLAFALLIIITFLPNNGDLPVAGQRALAILAFAVILWVTEAVSYPVSSAMIIALVTILLGLAPSMEDPATVLGTSDALKLALSGFSNSAVALVAAALFLAAAMQITNLHKRLALWILSLVGTKTKAIVFGAILVSIALAFFVPSATARAGAVVPILLGMVAAFGLPRDSRLAALLVITSVQAVSIWNIGIKTAAAQNMVALNFIKEQFGVDISWGSWLLYAAPFSIIMSVALFFIMITLIKPETSNIEGGKEVIKKQLADLGPLKAPEIRLIITSVVLLFFWAAEGKLHPFDTTTVTIVAIAILLMPKIGVYSWKEVEPHIPWGTIIVFAVGIMLGTVLLNTKGASWLSDKVFGSLGLDSMPILATIALVTLFNILIHLGFASATSLASALVPVFIVLASTLTANVDQVGFVIVQQFVISFGFLLPISAPQNMLAYGTGAFTTKDFLKSGIPLTIIGYILVLLFSATYWKWIGLL, translated from the coding sequence ATGTCTACTTCTGAACAAGCAAAACCAAAACGTAATTTGAAGCCGCTCTGGATTGGATTAGCCTTCGCTTTACTAATCATCATTACTTTTTTACCTAACAACGGCGATTTACCTGTAGCTGGACAACGAGCTCTAGCCATCTTAGCTTTCGCAGTCATTCTTTGGGTTACTGAAGCAGTATCCTACCCCGTTAGCTCAGCCATGATTATTGCTCTTGTTACAATTTTACTAGGTTTAGCTCCATCAATGGAAGATCCAGCGACAGTGCTAGGAACATCAGATGCGTTAAAATTGGCATTAAGTGGATTTAGTAACTCTGCTGTTGCACTAGTAGCCGCTGCTCTTTTCCTAGCAGCAGCCATGCAAATTACCAATTTACATAAACGTCTTGCGCTATGGATACTGTCACTAGTAGGGACAAAAACGAAAGCCATTGTATTTGGTGCTATTTTAGTATCTATAGCGCTCGCATTCTTTGTCCCTTCTGCTACTGCACGTGCAGGCGCAGTTGTACCAATACTACTAGGAATGGTCGCAGCATTTGGCTTACCACGTGATAGTCGACTTGCTGCTTTACTTGTCATTACCTCTGTGCAGGCTGTCTCCATTTGGAATATCGGTATTAAAACGGCAGCAGCCCAAAATATGGTCGCTTTAAACTTCATCAAAGAACAATTTGGTGTGGATATTTCTTGGGGTTCTTGGTTACTTTACGCTGCCCCCTTCTCAATCATCATGTCAGTGGCTCTATTTTTCATTATGATTACACTGATTAAACCTGAAACAAGTAATATTGAAGGTGGTAAAGAGGTAATCAAAAAGCAGCTTGCGGATCTCGGTCCATTAAAAGCTCCCGAAATTCGTTTAATCATAACATCGGTAGTTTTACTGTTTTTCTGGGCTGCTGAGGGTAAGCTTCACCCATTCGATACTACAACAGTCACAATCGTTGCAATCGCCATTTTATTAATGCCAAAAATCGGGGTCTATTCGTGGAAAGAAGTCGAACCTCACATTCCTTGGGGAACAATTATCGTCTTTGCAGTAGGAATTATGCTAGGAACAGTTTTACTTAATACAAAAGGTGCATCGTGGTTATCTGATAAGGTATTCGGTTCACTCGGTTTAGATTCTATGCCAATCCTTGCCACTATCGCACTTGTTACATTATTTAATATTCTTATTCACTTAGGCTTTGCGAGTGCAACAAGTTTAGCATCTGCACTTGTGCCGGTATTTATCGTTTTAGCTTCTACGTTAACAGCTAATGTCGATCAGGTTGGATTCGTTATCGTGCAACAATTTGTTATTAGCTTTGGCTTCCTCTTACCTATTAGTGCACCACAAAATATGCTTGCCTACGGTACAGGAGCCTTTACAACAAAGGATTTCTTAAAATCGGGTATTCCTTTAACGATTATTGGGTACATCCTAGTTCTTCTATTCTCTGCAACGTATTGGAAGTGGATTGGATTATTGTAA
- a CDS encoding HEAT repeat domain-containing protein, which yields MKQFETALPEQYETLKKQANYTSSWRERLDAVEMLSAYQHDKIIDLLKNRMQHDTVNKVQLAAYEALAAFGEDVEKPSPARFDIIKGTDKIFLRVKKSLPKDHTVTDFADKLKRMRLDVFDAYEGDKGVQFMNWLEERWAKL from the coding sequence TTGAAACAATTTGAAACAGCATTACCTGAGCAGTATGAAACATTAAAAAAACAGGCCAATTATACGTCTAGCTGGCGAGAGCGTTTAGACGCAGTCGAAATGTTATCGGCTTATCAACATGACAAAATCATAGATTTATTAAAAAATCGTATGCAGCATGATACTGTCAACAAGGTGCAATTAGCAGCCTATGAAGCACTCGCGGCGTTTGGTGAGGACGTAGAGAAGCCATCACCTGCACGTTTTGATATTATCAAAGGCACAGACAAAATTTTCCTGCGGGTGAAAAAGAGCTTGCCGAAGGACCATACAGTGACAGACTTTGCGGATAAACTAAAACGTATGCGTTTAGATGTCTTTGATGCGTATGAAGGCGACAAAGGTGTACAATTTATGAACTGGTTAGAGGAACGTTGGGCAAAACTATAA
- a CDS encoding succinate CoA transferase produces the protein MEEKLAKKLRNEQLRSKVVTAEEAASWIKDGMVLGMSGFTRAGDVKVVPLALVEKAKKESFQVDVYTGASLGPEVDQYLAEAGVIRKRGPFQADAGIRNKINSGEIAFVDAHLSHNAELVRQGIIGPIDFAIIEAAAITEDGLLIPTTSVGNSPIFVQEADQIIIELNVAQLDALEGVHDIFVPGPQGKRDPILLQKVSDRLGATGIPLDLDKVKGIVISDILDAPSTIVPADEETDIMANHLLNFLREEIKVGRLTTSLRPIQSGVGSVANAVLLGFKDSEFENLEVYSEVLQDAVFELMDAGKVNFASATSITLSEEVGNRVYGNFEKYADKLVLRPQEISNQPEVIRRLGLISVNTALEVDIYGNVNSTHVSGTKMMNGIGGSGDFARNARLGIFVTKSYAKGGNISSIVPMVSHVDHTEHDVDVIVTEQGVADLRGLAPKERVALIIDNCAHPEYREQLWNYFNDANEATGGHHTPHNLEKALSWHVNYAKNGTMKDPALLK, from the coding sequence ATGGAAGAAAAGTTGGCGAAGAAGCTTCGTAATGAACAGCTACGGAGCAAGGTTGTAACAGCAGAAGAAGCAGCATCTTGGATTAAGGATGGTATGGTACTTGGGATGAGCGGATTTACACGTGCTGGTGACGTTAAAGTGGTACCTCTTGCACTTGTAGAGAAAGCTAAAAAAGAGAGCTTCCAGGTAGATGTATATACAGGTGCATCACTTGGCCCAGAAGTTGACCAATACTTAGCAGAAGCTGGTGTTATTCGTAAACGTGGACCTTTCCAAGCGGATGCAGGTATTCGTAATAAAATCAACAGTGGTGAAATCGCATTTGTCGATGCGCACCTGTCACATAATGCGGAACTAGTACGTCAAGGTATTATTGGTCCTATTGATTTTGCGATTATTGAAGCGGCTGCAATTACAGAAGACGGCCTACTAATTCCTACAACTTCAGTTGGTAACTCTCCAATTTTTGTGCAAGAGGCAGACCAAATAATTATTGAGTTGAACGTAGCGCAGCTTGATGCATTAGAGGGTGTGCACGATATTTTTGTGCCAGGACCACAGGGGAAACGTGATCCAATTCTATTACAAAAGGTATCAGATCGACTTGGCGCAACAGGTATTCCACTAGACTTAGATAAAGTAAAAGGTATTGTTATTTCAGATATTTTAGATGCGCCATCAACGATCGTTCCTGCTGATGAAGAAACAGATATTATGGCCAATCATTTATTAAATTTCCTACGTGAAGAAATTAAAGTTGGTCGTTTAACGACAAGCTTACGACCAATCCAATCAGGTGTAGGCTCAGTAGCAAATGCCGTATTATTAGGCTTTAAAGATTCTGAGTTTGAGAACTTAGAAGTATATTCAGAAGTGCTACAAGATGCAGTATTTGAATTAATGGATGCGGGTAAGGTGAACTTTGCATCTGCTACTTCTATTACCCTTTCCGAGGAAGTTGGAAACCGAGTTTATGGTAATTTTGAAAAATATGCAGATAAACTAGTATTACGTCCACAAGAAATTTCTAACCAACCAGAAGTTATTCGCCGACTCGGGTTAATTTCTGTTAATACAGCACTAGAAGTAGATATTTACGGGAATGTGAATTCTACGCATGTTTCTGGTACAAAAATGATGAATGGAATCGGTGGTTCTGGAGACTTTGCACGAAATGCGCGATTAGGTATTTTCGTCACAAAATCTTACGCAAAAGGCGGAAATATCTCTAGTATCGTTCCAATGGTATCGCATGTAGACCATACGGAGCATGATGTAGACGTAATCGTAACAGAGCAGGGAGTAGCAGACCTGCGTGGGCTTGCACCAAAAGAACGGGTAGCACTAATTATCGATAACTGTGCACACCCTGAATATCGTGAGCAATTATGGAATTATTTTAACGATGCCAATGAAGCAACAGGCGGACACCATACGCCACATAATCTAGAAAAAGCACTTTCATGGCATGTGAATTACGCAAAAAATGGTACGATGAAGGACCCCGCATTATTGAAATAA
- a CDS encoding glycerol-3-phosphate acyltransferase yields MLKAVIIFLLVGYLIGCIHGSKVAQFLSGVDLKKTGHGNAGASNATLSLGWKYGVLVALIDIGKGVAAIISAHIYLADATHLTEIQVWLLTYIIAAGVILGHNFPFHMGFNGGKGTASIIGILLAIDWKIGLFALILFVLLSFTTNYLIVGVLEFYLVFCTATYLWIPGVGPTIIALLLLGIAIILHIENIQRLIQGTEPKVTSAFKKKK; encoded by the coding sequence ATGTTAAAAGCCGTTATCATTTTTCTTCTTGTTGGTTATTTAATTGGTTGTATTCACGGCTCTAAAGTTGCTCAGTTTTTATCCGGGGTAGATTTAAAAAAGACTGGTCATGGCAATGCAGGTGCATCCAATGCAACACTTTCCCTTGGATGGAAATACGGCGTATTAGTTGCACTTATCGATATTGGTAAAGGCGTAGCAGCTATTATCAGTGCCCATATCTATCTAGCAGATGCAACACATTTAACAGAAATACAAGTTTGGCTCTTAACCTATATCATAGCTGCTGGTGTCATTCTTGGTCATAATTTCCCATTCCATATGGGCTTCAATGGCGGTAAAGGAACTGCATCAATCATAGGGATATTACTTGCAATCGATTGGAAAATTGGTTTATTTGCACTCATTTTATTTGTTCTTTTGTCCTTCACGACGAATTATCTAATTGTCGGTGTACTTGAATTTTATCTTGTTTTTTGTACAGCAACATATTTATGGATTCCTGGAGTAGGCCCGACAATTATAGCCCTACTACTTTTAGGAATAGCGATCATTTTGCATATCGAAAATATACAACGCTTAATTCAGGGAACTGAGCCTAAAGTAACTTCTGCATTCAAGAAAAAGAAATAA
- a CDS encoding copper amine oxidase N-terminal domain-containing protein: MKKIMSGLVLTLSLGLFHYSYASAGPLVKSEENVRPIEIVANGEFIKMDAHPLMDNNRLFVPIRALASLGLSYSFNSTTSVATVQNKEGDYLKISANSSTAYKNDKAIQMDVPAQNSNGRILVPIRFVSESLGYKVQYESIRKFVFVNSQDYSFDSKLLYQDDLQAARKAAIALPINRDFIPLGTLDGYRLHQYTFPHGRADTYYFNDGNYTFVQIKEGDAIAIGQLYRERGKPSQARGNVSPEMSLDRDPFMEPFDHRSVLFFENDDGMATIVYQEDKNEQVNIKTKMNIYSDIIQKLPDHK, translated from the coding sequence ATGAAGAAAATAATGTCAGGGTTAGTATTAACGTTAAGTTTAGGTTTATTCCATTATTCATATGCAAGCGCAGGACCGCTAGTTAAATCAGAAGAGAATGTTAGACCAATAGAAATCGTTGCGAATGGTGAATTTATAAAGATGGATGCACATCCTCTGATGGATAATAACCGTTTATTTGTTCCCATCCGAGCGCTTGCATCTCTTGGTCTTTCTTATAGTTTTAACTCAACGACTAGCGTTGCTACAGTTCAAAATAAAGAGGGAGATTATCTAAAAATAAGTGCAAATAGCAGCACTGCCTATAAAAATGACAAGGCTATTCAAATGGATGTACCTGCTCAAAATAGCAATGGCCGTATTCTTGTTCCTATCCGATTTGTCTCTGAATCCTTAGGGTACAAAGTTCAATATGAATCCATTCGCAAATTTGTTTTTGTTAACTCACAGGACTATTCTTTTGATTCAAAATTATTGTATCAGGATGACCTTCAAGCAGCGCGTAAAGCTGCTATCGCATTACCAATCAACAGGGATTTCATACCACTTGGTACATTAGATGGTTATCGTTTGCACCAATATACGTTTCCTCATGGAAGAGCAGACACTTACTATTTTAATGATGGAAATTATACATTTGTACAAATCAAAGAAGGCGATGCAATAGCCATTGGACAATTATACCGGGAAAGAGGAAAACCATCTCAGGCAAGAGGGAATGTTTCACCCGAAATGAGTTTAGATAGAGACCCGTTTATGGAACCTTTTGATCATCGTAGTGTACTCTTTTTTGAGAACGACGATGGTATGGCTACAATAGTTTACCAGGAAGATAAAAATGAACAGGTAAATATTAAAACAAAAATGAATATTTATTCTGATATCATACAGAAACTTCCTGACCACAAATGA
- the chrR gene encoding class II chromate reductase ChrR (The defining protein previously, in error, was in a different rule for naming class I chromate reductases.), whose amino-acid sequence MVKELLRNHSSVRIYDGNPISKEIIEELIATAQMAATSHFVQAYSVIWVTDTEKKEKLGLLSGNPRQYETSGGAFVFCVDFKRLQSAGKLEGVDIVADSAENVLVGVADVSLFAQNFVVAAESMGYGICYIGGVRNKPEEISELFNLPDYVFPLFGLTIGVPARRNEVKPRLPVSAVLHENEYNAEKYEELLPAYNDTMEAYYNNRSSNRKIDNWTKQMADFLIEQRRPHIKDFLAKKGFNWK is encoded by the coding sequence ATGGTTAAAGAATTATTACGGAACCACTCTTCGGTTCGTATTTATGATGGAAATCCGATTTCAAAGGAAATTATTGAAGAATTAATTGCTACTGCACAAATGGCTGCTACATCACATTTTGTACAAGCTTATAGTGTCATTTGGGTAACAGATACGGAGAAAAAAGAAAAATTAGGATTGCTCTCTGGTAATCCTCGTCAATACGAAACTTCTGGCGGTGCCTTTGTCTTCTGCGTAGATTTCAAGCGTCTTCAATCAGCAGGTAAACTAGAAGGCGTAGATATTGTGGCTGATTCGGCAGAAAACGTACTTGTTGGAGTAGCTGATGTATCATTATTCGCTCAAAACTTTGTCGTTGCTGCAGAATCTATGGGGTATGGGATTTGTTATATTGGAGGAGTGCGTAATAAGCCTGAGGAAATCAGCGAATTATTCAATCTACCTGACTACGTTTTCCCACTATTCGGCTTAACAATTGGGGTTCCTGCTCGTCGCAATGAAGTAAAACCTCGTTTACCGGTTTCAGCAGTATTACATGAAAATGAATACAATGCAGAAAAGTACGAGGAGCTTTTACCAGCTTACAACGACACAATGGAAGCATACTACAATAATCGCTCATCCAATCGAAAAATTGATAACTGGACAAAGCAAATGGCTGATTTTTTAATTGAACAACGCCGTCCTCATATCAAAGATTTCTTAGCGAAAAAAGGTTTTAATTGGAAATAA
- a CDS encoding helix-turn-helix transcriptional regulator has translation MYSKVTQDVIYSLEECLLDEWQLDDYASHIGYSKFHLSRIFKQETGLTISEYIRKRRLALAAMYLLHSDESILQIAFELRYQSQEAFTRSFKELYKMPPGKYRKIMRTLQGTEEKNMSDLTTIKGWILSGSHPTFYEMKADGHVFHTGIKSGLLSSKTDVGEGQFGTMMQSFSAENWLGKRIKLSCFLKTDEVVKCGVWCRVDNSTGDVIQFDNMDNRPIQGTTDWNFYSVVLDVPKESASIHFGILLIGTGKVWADGFKFEEVDLSVTLTNMLGQENLPLEPINLGFDEG, from the coding sequence ATGTATAGCAAAGTAACTCAAGATGTAATTTATTCTTTAGAAGAGTGTTTATTAGATGAATGGCAGTTAGATGATTATGCATCACATATTGGCTATTCAAAATTTCATTTATCACGTATTTTCAAACAAGAAACTGGATTGACGATAAGTGAATATATTCGAAAACGAAGACTGGCACTAGCAGCAATGTATTTATTACATTCAGATGAATCGATACTTCAAATTGCGTTTGAGTTACGTTATCAATCACAAGAAGCATTCACACGTTCTTTTAAAGAGCTATATAAAATGCCACCAGGTAAATATCGCAAAATCATGCGAACACTTCAAGGGACGGAGGAGAAAAACATGAGTGATTTAACGACAATTAAAGGCTGGATTTTAAGTGGTTCACACCCAACTTTTTATGAAATGAAAGCCGATGGACACGTATTTCATACGGGCATAAAATCAGGTTTACTGTCTTCGAAAACAGATGTAGGTGAAGGTCAATTCGGGACAATGATGCAAAGCTTTTCAGCAGAAAATTGGTTAGGAAAACGTATAAAACTGTCTTGTTTCTTAAAAACAGACGAAGTTGTAAAATGTGGAGTTTGGTGTCGAGTAGATAATAGTACAGGTGATGTGATTCAGTTTGATAACATGGATAATAGACCTATTCAGGGTACAACGGACTGGAACTTCTATTCGGTTGTATTAGATGTACCAAAAGAAAGTGCTTCTATTCACTTCGGTATTTTATTAATAGGAACAGGTAAAGTATGGGCTGATGGATTTAAGTTTGAAGAAGTAGATTTATCTGTTACTTTAACAAATATGCTTGGTCAAGAAAACTTGCCGTTAGAGCCGATTAATTTAGGGTTTGATGAAGGATGA